The following are from one region of the Capsicum annuum cultivar UCD-10X-F1 chromosome 1, UCD10Xv1.1, whole genome shotgun sequence genome:
- the LOC107872354 gene encoding cytochrome P450 704C1: MDILQCFISITVTVLSLVFYVFVVHLLTKKLNGKKRYHPIGGTIFNQLFNFHRLHHYMTDLAGKHTTYRLISPFRNEIYTADPANVEYILKTNFDNYGRGWYHYTNLKDLLGDGIFTVDGDKWREQRKLSSHEFSTRVLRDFSSVVFRKNVAKLGHILSEAASSKKTLDIQDLFMKATLDSIFRIAFGAELDSMCGSNEEGKKFSDAFDNASEMTLWRYVDIFWKIKRALNIGSEAKLKDNIRTIDEFVYKLIHRKTEQMSKPEANLSLQRKKEDILSRFLQITGTDPKFLRDIILNFIIAGKDTTAITLSWFIYVLCKYPHVQEKVAQEVKKAASEMEDDATDITNFAANVSEDALEKMQYLHAALTETLRLYPAVPVDGKLCFSDDTLPDGFSVNKGDMVTYLPYAMGRMKFIWSDDVEEYKPERWLDVDGFFRPENPFKFTAFQAGPRICLGKEFAYRQMKIFSAVLLRYFIFKLSDDKKTVNYRTMINLHINGGLHIHVLHRSDH; this comes from the exons ATGGATATTCTTCAATGCTTCATATCCATAACAGTCACTGTTCTCTCGCTTGTCTTTTATGTGTTCGTAGTTCATCTTCTGACCAAAAAACTAAATGGGAAAAAGAGATACCATCCAATTGGTGGCACCATTTTCAATCAGCTATTCAACTTCCACAGGTTGCACCATTACATGACTGATCTTGCTGGCAAACACACGACTTACAGATTGATTAGCCCTTTCAGGAATGAGATTTATACTGCTGATCCAGCTAACGTCGAATATATTCTCAAAACAAACTTTGACAACTATGGCAGG GGGTGGTATCATTACACCAATCTAAAGGACCTGTTAGGGGATGGGATTTTCACAGTCGATGGTGATAAGTGGCGAGAACAGAGGAAATTGTCGAGCCATGAATTCTCCACGAGGGTCTTGAGGGATTTCAGCAGTGTGGTCTTCAGAAAAAATGTGGCAAAACTTGGCCACATATTGTCTGAAGCAGCCAGTTCTAAAAAGACATTGGACATTCAA GATCTATTCATGAAAGCAACTCTAGATTCTATATTCAGAATTGCCTTTGGAGCTGAGCTAGACAGCATGTGTGGTTCAAATGAAGAAGGGAAAAAGTTTAGCGATGCCTTTGACAATGCAAGtgaaatgactctttggagataTGTTGATATCTTCTGGAAGATTAAAAGAGCTCTCAATATCGGATCAGAAGCCAAGCTAAAAGACAATATAAGAACTATTGATGAGTTTGTTTATAAGCTGATCCACAGAAAAACTGAACAGATGAGTAAACCAGAAGCTAATTTATCT TTGCAGCGGAAGaaggaagacattttgtcaagGTTTCTGCAAATAACTGGAACAGATCCAAAGTTTTTGCGTGATATAATATTGAACTTCATAATAGCTGGCAAAGATACAACAGCAATCACCCTTTCTTGGTTCATATATGTGCTTTGCAAGTATCCTCATGTACAGGAGAAAGTAGCGCAAGAGGTTAAAAAAGCAGCAAGTGAGATGGAAGATGATGCAACAGACATAACAAATTTTGCTGCCAATGTGAGTGAAGATGCCCTTGAAAAGATGCAATACCTACATGCAGCATTGACAGAGACTCTTAGGCTCTATCCTGCAGTTCCCGTG GATGGAAAACTATGCTTTTCGGATGATACCTTACCAGATGGATTCAGCGTGAACAAAGGAGACATGGTGACTTACCTACCATATGCAATGGGGAGAATGAAATTTATATGGAGTGATGATGTAGAAGAATATAAACCAGAGAGATGGCTTGATGTGGATGGTTTCTTCAGGCCAGAGAACCCCTTCAAATTTACAGCATTCCAG GCAGGGCCAAGGATCTGCTTGGGAAAGGAGTTTGCTTATAGGCAAATGAAGATATTCTCTGCTGTGCTGTTACGttactttattttcaagttgagtGATGACAAGAAGACTGTCAACTACAGGACGATGATTAATCTTCACATCAATGGGGGACTGCATATTCATGTGTTACACAGATCGGaccactaa